The Chelonoidis abingdonii isolate Lonesome George chromosome 11, CheloAbing_2.0, whole genome shotgun sequence genomic interval AATGTAGGTGCCACTGTCTTGGACCTGGGCAAAGTGGATTTCCAATGTGCCCCCGGGCAGGACGGtggctctcccagtgctcttggTGGTGATCATCCTGTGCTGAGGGGAGACCCAAATGATGGCAGGAATGGGCTCTCCGTCTGCACggcagaggaaggagacagaCTGCCCTTCACGGGCTGTTATGTGCTGCAACTTTCGGTCCCTGATTTTGGGCTTTTGGCAGGTGAAGTACTCAAAGAGTATGGAGTCTGGGAAGTCACGCAGGGCGTTGCCCTGGATCTCAGGGGGTGAAGAGCACATGGGCTGCTGCCCGTCGAAGTTCAGCGTCTTGCGGCGCTGTAGGATCCAGAGGAGGCGGCAGTCGCAGGCCAGCGGGTTCCTGTCTACACGCAGCGTCTCCAGCGTGTTCACTGAATGGAAAGTGCTCTCCTCCAGGGTGGAGAGGAAATTGTTGGAGAGGTTGAGGAGGCGGATTTGCCTCAAGCCAGAGAACGCTTGAGGCTCCACGGAGACCAAGAAGGCACCCACCATGTGGAGCTCTCGCAGCCTGATGAGGTCCTTGAAGGAGCCCTTGGGCACAGTGCTGATGGGGTTATAAGACAAGTTCAGGTACATGAGGTACACCAAGTTCCTCATGGCAGCTGTGGGCACTGCCGTGATGTTGGTGTAGGTGATGGAGAGCGACGTGAGGTTCAGGCCCTGGAAGCTGGTGGGCGAGATGTCCTCCAGCAGCGGCCAGTTGTCGATCTCCAGCTGCAGGAGATTGTAGAGCTTCTTGAAGTTCCCATCTTCCACCGCGGAGATGCTGAGGTGTCGGAGCCGCAGGACCTCCAGGTTTTGGAGGTAGGAAAGGGATTCGGCCGAGATGGCCGTCAGGTTGCATTTATCTATGGTCAGCTGCTCCAGGCCGAGGAGGCCAGAGAAAGCCCGTTGGGAGATGTACACCAAGTCGTTGTCTCCCACCTCCAGGTTCTTCAGGTTCCTCAGGTCCTGGAACATGTAGTCCAGCAGGATGACTATTTTGTTCTCGCTGATGTCCAGAAGGGTGAGATTGGTCAGCTTGGTGAAGACTCCAGAAGGGATCAGCTTGAGCTGGTTGCCTCGGAGCCGCAAGATCTGAAGGTGAAACAGATTGCTGAAGGCTCCAGGTTCCACACTGACGATGATGTTCTCACTTAAATCGAGTTCCTCCAGCAAAGAGTAAGGGGACAGGTCCCCTGGGTTCAGGCAGCGGATCCGGTTCTTGCTGAGCTCCAGGATCTTGGTCTCGGTAGGGATCCCCTCGGGGATGGAGGTGAGGCGTTTGCGATGACACACCACGGACTTGATCTGAGGAGCACACTCGCAGCGTGCCGGGCAGGCCTCCACGGGGGCTGTGCTCAGAAGAATCCAATGGAGGCCCAGGACTGGAAGCCAACATGTCATTGTGTAGAGCATGATCTTATGGTCACTCTACC includes:
- the LINGO3 gene encoding leucine-rich repeat and immunoglobulin-like domain-containing nogo receptor-interacting protein 3, with the translated sequence MLYTMTCWLPVLGLHWILLSTAPVEACPARCECAPQIKSVVCHRKRLTSIPEGIPTETKILELSKNRIRCLNPGDLSPYSLLEELDLSENIIVSVEPGAFSNLFHLQILRLRGNQLKLIPSGVFTKLTNLTLLDISENKIVILLDYMFQDLRNLKNLEVGDNDLVYISQRAFSGLLGLEQLTIDKCNLTAISAESLSYLQNLEVLRLRHLSISAVEDGNFKKLYNLLQLEIDNWPLLEDISPTSFQGLNLTSLSITYTNITAVPTAAMRNLVYLMYLNLSYNPISTVPKGSFKDLIRLRELHMVGAFLVSVEPQAFSGLRQIRLLNLSNNFLSTLEESTFHSVNTLETLRVDRNPLACDCRLLWILQRRKTLNFDGQQPMCSSPPEIQGNALRDFPDSILFEYFTCQKPKIRDRKLQHITAREGQSVSFLCRADGEPIPAIIWVSPQHRMITTKSTGRATVLPGGTLEIHFAQVQDSGTYICIASNAGGNDTYFATLTVKGHPVDGSLYANRTLYLSEFNDTFHNNTQVFLKFTLDLKTILVSTAMGCITFLGVVLFCFLLLFVWSRGRGQHKNNFTVEYSFRKVDGPTTTAGQGSARKFNMKMI